The Amorphus orientalis genomic interval GCCGGCGGCAAGGCGGTGGACATCGGCGGCATGAGCGAGGGCACCCGCGACCAGCTCTTCCTCGCGCTGCGTCTCGCCTATCTCGATGACTACGCCAGCCGCGCCGAGCCGATCCCGTTCATCGGCGACGATCTGTTCGCGACCTTCGACGACGAACGCACCGCGCACGGGCTGAAGGTCCTGGCGGAGATCGGCGACCGGGTCCAGCCGATCCTGTTCACCCACCACCGCCGCGTCGCCGAGCTCGCACGGGACGTGCTTGGAAACCGCGTCGATCTCCTGGAGCTGCCGGCCGTTGAGGTGGCTTGAAATCCCTCGGTCGGCCGGCTGATACCAGGGCCTTCAGACGCACCCGCTTGCAAGAAGGACCGCCTACGCGGCCGTGTAGTGGCGATGACCGTGAGGCTCTGCGGGCCATCGCTTCGCGCGGGTTCAATTCCTGGCGTGAACGCCCCGGATCTGCTCCCCCTCACTTCACTTTGCTGTCAGAGTGAGCCGTCTCCTGGCTGCTACACGTGGTTTAAGACGTCAGTTTCTCGCAAGTCTCGCTTGATATCAGCAGCCGATAATGCAGAAGAGACTGTCGTGACCGATTCAAGATCCCATGATCCGGCTGCAATCCGACGGCACTTGGTAGAAGCCCTCTACCGAGCACCGATGCCGGTTATCATGATCGGCGTCGCCCATGCCGCGTTGACGACACTCATTGCCCTGGAAGGCAGCCATTCCTCCGTGTTCGCGGGTCTGGCCATCATCGGCGGCATATGTTCGGCGTTTCGTCTGATTTTGGTCTACGTGTTCCGGCGCCGGTTTCGCTCCCGGCACTTCCGGGCCTGGGAGGCCGCATACGCGGTCGGAAGCTACACATTTTCGGTGGTGCTTGCGGTCACCGTCTCCTGCGCACTCGTCTGGGGCGATGATGTCGCCCGCATCCTCGGAATGAGCCTGTTCTTCGCTTATGGCGGCGGACTGGTCGCCCGCGCCTCGCTCGTCCCGTGGATCAGCAAGGGTGCCCTGACCGTCGTGGCCCTGATCGTCACCGTCACCATGCTCCTCGCCTGGGAGCCGTTTTTTCTGGGTCTGCTGCTTCTGACGATCATGATGTATGGCGGCGGACTTGCCACCATCGATATTCTCCACAGCACCGTGTCCGAACTGGAACTCTCCCAGCGGCAGCTCGAAATCCACGCCCTCACCGATCACCTGACCGGGCTG includes:
- a CDS encoding GGDEF domain-containing protein, whose amino-acid sequence is MPVIMIGVAHAALTTLIALEGSHSSVFAGLAIIGGICSAFRLILVYVFRRRFRSRHFRAWEAAYAVGSYTFSVVLAVTVSCALVWGDDVARILGMSLFFAYGGGLVARASLVPWISKGALTVVALIVTVTMLLAWEPFFLGLLLLTIMMYGGGLATIDILHSTVSELELSQRQLEIHALTDHLTGLPNRKMLEDSLAGILNDLKPNEVVALHFIDLDQFKTANDTYGHTVGDRALQIAARRLISTVHNSDFVARFGGDEFVIVQRGLRSKDHAEELGWQIIAKLSQPYAIDNHSVVIGASDGIALANVQGLDPATLIELSDKALYSAKRAGRGRVVVTEDGLQEFA